The stretch of DNA TCTGTGCGGGATCGTCAGGCGCCGTTGTGTCGACCACTTCTGGATCGGTGAGCTCTCCCCGGACCACGTAATAGACGCCACCGATTACACCTGCGACCAGCAGGGTGCCAACCACGTACCAGAGCGGGTCTGGGCCGTGCATCGTTCCCATGGATGAATCCATCATCGACCCCATCGATTGCTCGATAGCCCGACGCTGTTGATAGGCCCGCCAGCTGAGTGCCCCGCCGGCCAGGAGAACGAATCCAAGAAGCACACCGACGACAGTATCTGCTCGACGGCGATTCATATTACAGCCCCGAATTGTGAGATTTGACTATTCATACCGTCTATTTGGGCGCGTCAGGTGTGACAATTCCGGATTGAAACCGTGATGATGAACCCCTTCACAGCGGATGAATCACCGTGCGATCATCAGTGGTCATGGTCGTGATCGTGGCTCGATATCTGTGGGCTTTGATCGGCAAACTCCGTTGGTTCTTCTTCGAACGTACGCTTGCAGGTCTTCGAGCAAAAATAGTACGTCGTTCCATCGTGGGACGCGCTCGGGCCCTCATCGTCGGTTCGCATCCCGCACACCGGATCACGATACTGACCCGGTGCGCCGAGTCCCCGCCGGTAGACATACAGAAGGAACCCGGAGAGCGCGAAGGCGATAATATTGAGGTAGAACGTGTAGTTCAGCTCGAAGTACGTCTGCTCGGTCGCCGTCTCGCCACCCGCGAGGTCTGGGACGATGCCGAAGGCGTCGAACAGCAGTTCCATGAGGAAGCCGGTGAACGCCATCGTGACAAAGAAGACGCCGAGGATGTACAGCATGATCTTCCAGCCGTAGTACTTCCGGTAGACGTTCAACACGGGAATCGTGATGAGGTCGGCGTAGACGAACGCGATGACACCCGCGAAGCTGATGCCGCCGCCCCAGAGCGCGACGGCGAACGGGACGTTACCCATGCTGCCGACGAAGCTGATGACGGCGATGGCGACACCCATAATCGCGTTCTCGGCGGTCACGAGCAAGCCATCGCCCTGGATGAACAGCGTGTTCCAGACCCACTGAGGGACGAAGACGATGACAAACCCCGAGATGAGGAAGCCCGCGATGACGTCCTTCCAGATCATCGACCACTCCTTGCGGTACTGGTTTCCAACCTTGTACCAGCCGCCCCACGACAGCAACTCGTCGCGCCAGCCACCGTGGCTGGACGCCTCCTGCAGGTACGTCTCCATACACCCCTCTGAGCAGAACTCCAGCGTCTCACCACCGTCAGTGGTGAGAGTGTACTCGTCTTTGCCTTCCATTCCGCAGGTCGGGTCTTCGGTGACGCCGGCCTCACGGTCGCGCTCGTTGAGCGTCTCCCGGACCTCGTCGAAGAGATTCTCGGGGAGCGTGAGGTGGACGAGGACTGCCATCACGGCGATGAGGATAAGGCCGCCCAGCAGTTCTGCGAGGAGGAACTCCCAGCCCAGTAGGATGAGAATCATCAACCCGAGTTCGACGATGAGATTCGTTGACGCGAACATGAATGCCAGAAAATTCACCGCGTGTGCCCCTTTCTTGAACAATCCTTTTCCGATAGCGACGGCGCCGAAACTACACCCACTGCTCGCTGCTCCGAATACAGTCGCTTTGGTGAGGCCACTCAGATCGCCGTCACCGAGAACTTTCGCCATGCGCTCCTTGGAGACGTAGACCTGGACGAGACTCGTGACCGTGAGGCCCATGATGATCGCCCACGCCGCCGTCCAGAGGAATCCGACGCCGATGCGGAGAGATTCGAGAACGCCGTCAATAATTGTCGCCTGCATAGTTGATTCATCGTAGGGATCATCTTTTGCAATTGTCCTTAGAAAACACCCGATTTCGGGGTGTCCAAACTATTGATGCAAAAGTGTGCTCCAACTAGATCCCGCGAAAAGAGGGTGAAAATCGAACTGTCGCCACTTTCGCAAACGGAGTACGTGATTAGTGAAAATGAGTCCCGTCTTTAACTTTCGATGCCATCGAGTTGTGTTTGCAAGAACTGGATCAGTTCGTCGATGTTGTCCTCTGGGAATTCTTTCTGTTGGAACACACCTTTGAACGAGTCCGCGAACTCGTCACTTTCGAGTTCTGCCAGCACGCGTTCGATCTGTTCGGCCAACTGGTTTGAATCCCCTCGATGGATGTGTTTCTCGATACGGTCGGGGTCTGACTCGGAACCGACGATCACCAGGTCTCGCGCATCCGCGAGCCGACCGCTGTGGAGTTTGAGCGCGAACAGCAGCGCTGGTTCTGGGATGCGGGCCGTCAGATCTTCTGCCACTTCGAGAGATTCGATGATGCTGTGCTCGTGGAGATAGCGGTACGACCATTCCGCGTCGGTCTGACGGCAACGGAGTGCGCCGACGAGGGCGTCGAATTCGACCGCGTTGTCGCCGACGGATTTTTCGTACCGGACGATACGACCCTCGTAGACGTTCGCCACGTCGTTGTCGAACTCTTTGCTGTACCCCAACTCGGTGAGCAGGGCATCGTACTTATCGAGTTCTGTTTCCGGGATTACCATATCGACGTCAGTAGTGAACCGGGTTTGAAACGCCGATATTGCCCATCCACCGACGAGAACGTACGAGAGTCCCTCGTCTTGAACGGCGCGGTGGGTGTCGATGAGTTCAGTTTGGCGCTCTTGGAGGCTCATTGTCAAATCTTTCAGTCCGCCGTCATCTCGTCGTGATGGTTAGCGTCGATGTCCACGTCATGCTCGTTGGCGATCATCTCCAACGCCGGTTCGTATGCCGGCCGGGTCTCCATCATCTGACTGACCGCGCCATCCAACGGAATCACGGGATTGCCGTCGACCCACTCGATGTCGATGCCCTCCGTCTGCGGGAACAAGACGTAGTGGACGCTCCCGTCAACATCGGCCGCGTCCGGGCGGTCACCCACGGTCGTGTCGACCCCGAACCGCTCGAAGAACTCGATCCACTGGTCGACATCGCGCTCGTGAACCTGGATAAATACGGGATAATCGTCGTGACTTCGGGCGATCTGGAATCCACCGTGCGTCCAGACGTAGGCGGCATCAATCTCTGTGTAGGCGAACTCCATTCCGGCGAAGTGGGGGATCACGTACGCCTCTTCCTGTGAAACTTCGTCGCGGATGTACAACGTTCCCATCATCTCCTCGTAGCGCCGTCGCATCTCGTAGTCACGAACTCGAATTCCGTTATCTGTATTTGAGATGATTTCTGCGTCGTCCAATCGATTGATCCAGTCGTAGACCCACGAGTACGATGTCCCGATCTTACTCGAGATCCGGTTGATAGAATCCCCACGCTGTGCCGCCAAAACGATCTTCGCAGCGGTGGGATTCATCAGGTCGGTCGTCGCCATCGTCCATCTAGTTATCTCGAACGAGATGACGGTTGATGAATCTATCGGAGAGGTCAGATCGAAGCACGAGGGCCGGTGATGGCGGCACAGTTGTAGGCTTCGAGACCGAATTGAGGAATATGGGACGGAATATGCTCGTCGACGGCGAGTGGAAGACGGATCTCGAACCGTACACCGACGAGGATGGCGCGTTCGACCGGGTCGAAACCTCGTTCCGCGACTGGATTCGTGGCGCGTACCGTAGTCCAAACAACGTGGCCGCCGAGGGGTCAGAACCCGAGGCCGATCGGTACCACCTCTACATCGCGCGGAACTGCCCGTGGGCCCACGGCGCCGCGCTCACGCGCCAGTTAGCTGGGCTCACCGACGCCGTCTCGAGGAATATTGTTGATCCCGTTCGCAAGGACGAGGGTTGGGAGTTCACACCGGGAAGGACGGCTGCACACCCGATACCGTCAACGGCGCCGACTACCTCCGCGAGGTATACGCCGCGGCCGACCCCGAGTACACGGGACGCGTGACCGTGCCCGTGCTGTGGGACACGCAGGAAGACACCATCGTCAACAACGAGTCGATCGAGATCATGCGGATGTTCGCCACCGCGTTCGACGATATCGGTGACGAGGGGTTCGACCTGTATCCCGAGGGCTACCGCGAGGAGATCGATCGCATCATCGACGCCATCTACGACCCCATCAACAACGGCGTGTACCGCGCCGGCTTCGCGGAGTCACAAGAAGCCTACGACGAGGCAGTCACCGATGTGTTCGACGCGCTCGACCACTGGGACGAGGTGCTCGCCGACCAGCGGTACCTCGCCGGCAACCGGTTGACTCTCGCGGACGTCCGGATGTTCCCGACGCTTATCCGCTTCGACCACTGCTATCACACGGCCTTCAAGTGCGACAGGCAGTACCTCCACCAGTACGAGCACCTCTGGCCGTACCTGCGCGACTGCTACCAGACGCCGGGTGTTGCGGAGACGGTGCGGATGGATCACATCAAGGATCAGGGCTACTATCAGGGCGAAATCACGCCCATCGGCCCGGATATCGACTTCGACGCACCGCACGACCGAGACGAACTCACGGACGACCAGCCAACGATGCCCCACGTAGACTGATCCTGCACTTCCACGTCATCACGACACGTTCGTCCGCAGGTTTTGTTGAGAGTGAGAACAATACGGCGGCCGTGGGTGCGTAGTTCAGTCCGGCAGAACGCTCGGATTGAGGCCGGGACGCCGGGGGCGTGAGTCCGCGCGGCACGCCCCGCGCCATCGGCAGCGGCCCGGCCGTCCGGGAGGCCCGGGGTTCGAGTCCCCGCGTACACACTCAGCTCGTCCGTCAGAAGCTGCAATTCGAGTGAGCGACTTCGGTACTGCTCCTAAGAGTGTCTATCCCCACGCGAATATTCAAGACCGGCCATAGCCTATCATCCATTCCCGAGTGATGGATCGCGACCAGTTCCACGTAGAAACCGAGACGGTCGAGGAACCAGCCACCGCTGAGCCGGCGGAGCATCCGGCACTCTGGATCCACTTTGATGGCTCGCGCGACCGTCTGCAACAGGGGCTGTCCGAACAACTCCGCGACGATATCGCTGTCGAAGAGATCGATATCTCGTTTCGCCATCTATCGTCGGATGGCGAACCAGCTGAAGGCATACTCGCGCTCAGCGACCGCGTCACGGGACGATACATCGTCGAAGTCAAGACAACTGTCGATCTGGTGCGCGAGTTCGTTCAGACCGTGCGCGAGTCCGCGGATCAAATGAGTCACGACGCGCGGTATCGCGTCGAGATTCGAGCAGAGGGCGAGACAGTCACAACGTTCAAGAAGGATCTGTTGGTCGTCTACGATGCAAGCGGGACACTCCTCCGTGATCCCAGCCTCATCCCCACCGGTGTCGAGCTATGACATCAGTCTCCCATTCGTTCACATAGCACACCCCCGATCGCAACTGACTATGCCTCCGACAGCCCCAGCACGCATCCGTGCTTCCCCTCGACTTGGCATATGAACCTCTCCACCGAACAAATCCGCGATCTCTGCACAAGCGAGGTGTTCGATCGCGCCCGCAGCTACCGCGACGAGGAGCGCATAGAGCGCATCGACCGCTTCGACGAGACCGTAAGCGCCGCCGTGCAGGGCTCCCAACCCGAACCCTACGAGGTCGAGATCCAGTTCGTGGATGGCGCTGCCGAGCCCGAAACCGTCGACGCCACCTGCACGTGTCCGTACGACTGGGGCGGGTACTGCAAGCACATCATCGCGGTGCTGCTGGAACTCGCCGAAGGCGACGTCGAACTCGAAGACGAACGCGAAGCCGTCGAACGCGTCCTCTCGGACGCGCATCCCGAGGAACTTCGGGAATTCCTGCTTGACGAGTCCGAGCGCGATGCCGATCTGCGCCGGCGACTGCTGACACGCTTCGAGGAGCAGGACACGCAGAGCCTCTACGATTACAAGAAGGAGATGAGCCAGCAGTACCGCGGCCCCTACACATACCAGTACGAAGGCCCCGACTTCTCGGAGTTTCACGACCTCGCGGAGACCCACCGTGAGCAGGGCAATCCGCTGGAGGCGGCCACCATCTACCGGGCGATGACCGAGGTTCGGATCGAGAATATGGACATGGTGCAGGACTACTACGGCGAAGACTTCGAGACGGAACTCGACGCGTTCGTCGAGTGCATCCACGAGGCCGACCTCGACCACGAGGAGAAACGCGAATACATCGACTACCTCTTCGAACGGTGGGGAAGCGACGATTCGGCCGTCGGCACGTTCTCGGGCCAGTACGAGGACGCACTCTGGGATCTTTGCACCGACGACGCGGATCTACAGTACTGGCGCGATCTCCTCGAAGACGATCTCCCGACCGAGATTCCCGAGCCGAGCGAGCCCGACGACGGGATCGGATCGTTCGATACGCGCCGCTACGAGGCCGAACGACGCATCCAAATGCACGCGGACGTGCTGGACGCACTCGGCGATACCGAGGCACTTCGGGAGGTGTACGAGGAACAGTACCTCGACATCCGGGAGTTCTGTGTGCGGTATGCCCGTCTACTCGCAGCCGAAGGCGAGGGCGACCGGGCAATCGAGGTCGCGGAGGAGGGACTGGACGCGTTCTCGAATGTCGGAGAGCTTCGACGCTTTCTGATCGACGCGTACGCCGACCGCGACCCGGAGCGACACAAGGAACTCCTCCGGGAGCAGTTCCTCCAGTCGGGGGACTGGGAGTACTACGAGCAACTGCGGTCACGCTGCTCGGATGACGAGTGGGAGGAGATGGTCGCGAACTTCGAAGCGCGATTCGAGGACTCGAACGTGCATCGCTTGATCGACCTCTATCTGCGCGAGGAGCGCACGGCAGACGCGTTCGAGACGGTCATCGAGGCGGCTCGCGAGGAACCGGACGATGCATTGCAACGTGCAGTCGGTGATAACGGTCTCGCGATTCTGAGCGAATACCGCGATGACGTCGCGGATTACGACCCGGAGACCTACTACGAGGTCTACGAGGAACGTCTCGAACCGTTCCTTGCGGACACGACGGGCCGCGATCACTATCAGACGGTCGTGGAGTACCTCGAAGAGATGCGGGAATTGGGTTTCGACGACGAATTCGAGGCGTTCGTCGCACACCTGAAAGAGAAACACTCGAATCGACCCGCCTTCCTCGACGAAATGGAGACGCTCGAAACCGGAGAGGTGTGATAGAACCGGGAAATGAGGGATCAATCTGCACGATTAACTCCGGTGATCTCCACACGCGTTCCCCCTGAATCGCTGTCCGTGAGTGTAATCTCCCACTCGTGGGCATCGACGATTTCTTTGACAATCGCCAGTCCAAATCCAGTTCCCTCCTGTGCTGTCGAGTATCCGGTCTCGAACACGTCGTCACGTTCCTCGGCTGGAATCCCGACGCCATCGTCTTCGACATAGAATCCTGCTGACTCGTCCAGCGCACCGACGCGGATCGTCACGTCGCTCCCACCGTGGTCGACGGCATTGCGAAAGAGGTTTTCGAACAGTTGCTGAAGACGCGCTTCATCTGCTGTGAAGGTGAGGTCGTCTTCGAGGACGATCTCGGCATCGGGGGCGTCAACCATCCCCCAACACTGTCTGGCGATCGTCGACAGTGAGACCAATTCGGTATCATCTATCGGCTGGCCGTGACGGGCGAGTTCCAGCACATCCTCAATCAGTTGTGTCATCCGATCCAAGGCGTTCTCTGCCGTTGCGAGATTCTCATCGTCGTACTCGTCGTTGGCCATCTCGACGCGAGCCATTGCCACATTGAGTGGATTCCGTAGATCGTGGCTGATCATACTCGCGAACTGTTCCAGCCGCTCGTTTTGCCGCTCTAACTCCCGTCGATACCGTTCTCTGTCGGTGATGTCAGCGAATACCAGCAACCGACCCAGATCCGCCTGTCGGGCAGTGAACGGGCTTTCCGAAACCCGATAGTGTCGTATCTCACCATCGCGGTCGCGTTCGATGATCGACCGGTCACGGTCAAGCGCCTCGGTAACAGTGGGGAGCACCGACCAGAGCGGCTCACCAAGAGCCGATTTGTCCGCCAATACCGGAAAGAGGTCGCTTGCGCGGTCATTGTAGTCGCGGATTCGGTCGTCGGCGCTCACGAGGATGACCGGTTCATCGTGTCCGCCTGCGAGCTGGATCGCCTGAAACGTGTCGAGGTAGACGAACGCGACGCCGACAGCGAAGATAGCGACGCCAACTGGCTCGTAAGTGATGTCGATCAGGTAGGGTGTGGTGAAGCCGATGATGTCAAATACGATGGGAAGACCTGTGATACCGACCAACCCCAGTACTGGCGTTGTCTTGTATTGAACCTGCGTGAAGTGTTCGATCAGCATAAAATAGCCAACTAGTGAGAGAGCGTACGAGAGCCCCATCACGAGCCAGTGCGCGAGTTGATGGGTGACCGAGAGGTGAGGAAACGGGGTCGTCACGAACTCTGCTGTGAAATAGAGATTGTGAAGCGGGTTCGTGAGTTTCACGGCGATAATGACGAGGAACACACCAACTGCGACCCGTCGATATATCGGCTGGCGGTGCAGTGAGCGGTTGGTGTAAGCGGAACAGAAATACAGCCACGCACCGACAGCACTGAGTCCAACGACGAGCCCGATCAGGTAGAATGCGTGCTTGAGCGATTCAGAAGGGGCAAGCAGGAACGCGACGTGTGCCGTTGCCCAGCCGCTACTGGTGAGGAGAAGTGCAACCAATCCGCGCCGCGTGTCGGGGTCATCGATTCGAGTAAGACGTGTCGCGCTCACGAGACAGGCAACTGCAGCCCCTCCAAACACCAACAAATACGCAACAAAGGAAATTCCAGCACTCGAAAGAAGCTCTACCATCAGAGACCAGTATTTATCGGCGAGAGCGTGTTAATATCTCCGATGAAAGACTGGAGGGGGGAATAGACCTCAACTACGAAGCACTGGACGGATGATGCCAACCGATAGCACCCCTCCACTTGTCGTCACCAGTCCAAGCCTGATAACGATTCAGGTGGGGATTGATCGTGTCCGATTCGAAGCCAGTTGTCTACGCCCTCTACCGGATGTGGAACGGTCGTTAGTCGTCGTCGGCTGACCGCCGACAGCGATAGTTCCGTCTTTGATCAGCGTTGCTTACCCGTTACCGACGGCTCATCACAACAGAACTACTGAATCTTGGCGAGATCAAGACCGAGGTCAAAACACGCCACAAGCGCGTGTGGACGACCTCGCGGCTGCCTAGGTAGAAACCAGTTGGGACGTCAGAACGCGGTACCCTGCTCGGCGTGGTACGTTCCGACGAGCTGGGTGGTGGCCAGCACCTCCGCATTCATCGCGATTGCCGAGCCGACGCGCGTCTTTCTCGTCTCGGCCGGGACGCCGAGTTCGGTATCAAGGGCGATCAGCTTGAATCGATAGTCATGACTGCCCTCCGGCGGCGATGGGCCGCCGTAGCCCTGTTCGATGTAGTCGTTGTACCCCTCGGTCACATCGGTACCGTCCCAATCGCGCGGAATCGTCCCGATACGGGGATCAATATCCCACGCGACCCAGTGATCCCACGTGTGGCCCGCGACCGGCTGGGCATCCGGATCGTCGACGACCAGCACCAGCGACGCCGCGTCGTCAGGGATGTTCGAAATCGCCAGTTCCGGATTCTCGTTCTCGTTTGCATAGCCAGTCCAGTCCGGCAACTGTTCGCCGTCGCTGAACTGGGGACTGGACAGCGACAGTTCGCCCTGTTGTTCAAGGTTGCCGTTGAGAATCGTCGAGGGCATAGCTCTCCATCAGAGTCGAGTGTGCGATCACCCTATTTGTTTTTGATTTGTGGTGAGGGCAGACGGTGATCCGTCTCCCTACGAGAGTGTCTCCAGCCAAGTGAGCGGAGGAGAAATCTGTTCAGCTTTCGTTCACAGATCGAGTTCTGTCGCTGACTCGACATCGAACCGCAGAATCTCGGGTTCGCCGTCGAGCAGATCGGGGAGCGCGGCCTCGAACTCTTGGAAGTGGTCGGTCTGGGTGTGTGCCTCGAAGGCGGCTTCGTCCTCATACTGCTCGAAGAACCGCACTACGTTCGGATCGTTGACATCGGTCGTCGCCCGGTAGTCGATCATACCTTCTTCGGCTTGAGACTGTTCGACGAGATCCTCGATCAGGTCGAGTGCTTCCTCGCGCTTGTCTGGGTCAATCGGGAATGAAGCATGCAGGACGATCATCGCGTCTCGGCCCACGAATGGATCTCTGAAAAAGCCTCACGATGTCGGATACGAGTCCGATAACAGAACGATCGGTATCGAGAGACTCACTCCGCACTTGACTGGGTGTGATACTCCCGTCCCGTTTTGAATTCGGTCAACTCCTCGATCCGGCTCTCCAACTCCTCGATCTCCTCTCGGAGTTCCTCGGCCTCGGGGTCGTCGCTCGTGGCGAGTCGGTCTTTCAGCCCCTGCAGTCGGGTTTCTCGCTGTTCCTCGTCGACCTCGGCCTTCCGGACGTACTCCGTCTCCTCGATATCGTACACGTCTGATTCGGAGAGTTCTGTCACGTCGAGGGCGTCGTCGACCTTGTCGCGGTCGACGCTCAACACGCGCTCGCGGTCGATGCCTGCATCCTCCAGCGCGGCCAGCACCTCGTCGTCGTCCCGGAGGTCTCGGTTGCGCCGCGTCGTTCGTTGCACGGAGCCGAACTGGCCGTGGACGGGCTGGTCGTGGTGCAGCCGATCGAGCAACACGTCGGTCACGGTCTGACGCAGGTCGTTGGCATCGCGCTGGATGTCCGAGAGCAGGGTATAGAGATTGATGAGGACGGGCGTGTCCAACACCTCCAGCGAGGAGAGGTCGTTCCGCTCCAGCGCGTCGATAAGAAGGAGCGCATCGCTGTAGACATCCACGTCGGGTTCCGTGCGCTCGGTGGCACCTTCGTCCGAGTCCTCGTCGTCTGTTCCCGTGATGATCTGGCTTCCGGTCGGTTCGTCGGTTTCGCGGATCACGCCCGCGCTCTCGTCGACCTCGAATCGTGGGTGCAGACTCAACACGGCGGGATACGGATCAGCGTCGGGTGGGAGCCGCGAGAGATCGAATCCATCGACGGCGTTACTGATGCGCTCGTGGAGCGTCTCGAACTGGTCGCGCTGGAGCGGCCGCGTCTCGTCCACGTCGCGGTCGAGAAACTCGACAACGATTCGATGTTCCTGCACGTCGTTGATCCGGAAGCGACTTTGAGAGAGTGGCGTGAGCAGAGTCGCATCCTCGGCGAGATCCTCGCATTCGTCGAGGAGCGTGTGCCATGTGACGCTGAACGGCATTACTGGGGAGTATCGTCGGAAGACAGGTAAAGCGTGAGGGTGGTTCGCTCAGACGCCGAGGTCGCGGAACGTCCAGTCGTTCGGCAGGTCGGCGCCGAATCCAGTCTCTTCGACGAGTTCACGGATGCGCTGCTCGACCGTTTCGTCCAGTTCGAACGTGTAGTCGAATTCCTCGTGCCAGTCGTAGTATCGCGGCATCCCCGGCCAGTGGTCGTCCGTCTGCAGCCCGTAGACGCAGTCGAGCAGGTAGCGACGATACGGCATATCGTCACGGGTGACTCGTGGAAGCGTCCCGTCGATCGACTCGTCTCTCACCAGCTCTTCGAGCAGATCGACCGCTGCGTACTGGTCGGCGTAGAACGCGTGTTCGAGTGTCGGGTTAACCGAGAAGATGTCCTCCGAGGCGCGGACGCGGAGACGGTCGGCGATCGAGTGAGCGGGATGGCCGATTCCCCACCCGTACGCGTGGACTTCCTCCCGCGCGGTATCGGCCGTATCGGGAGCATTGACTGCGATGTTATCGAGGTATTCGAGCGCCGCAACTGGAATCGCCGACACATCCTCGGTCAACCGCGTGCGGATCAGATTCCGTCCCACAGCATTCGCAACCGTGGGCGTCACGAGCGGAATCTCGTCGTCGGCAGTGGGATCGTAAGCGTCGATCACCTCGACAAGTAGACTCCATCCCTCTGATCGCGTTGCCTCATCAAGAGTGTCACTGACGCGCTCGTGGTACGGCCAGAACACGTCCCGGTATGTGTCGCCACTGTTGTCTCCTTCGAGGGCGGCCGAGAGCGCGGACTCGAACGACGCCACTGCCCCGTGGATTGCAGTTATATCGCCCGTAGAGGCTTGATCGAGCAGGTCATCGAGGTCGGTGACGGACGTGTTTCGTTCATCTGTAGGAGAGGGAGATGTCGACTCGTCGGTGCTGGAAGCGGTGGCAACAGTCTCTGACTGAACGTCGCCACAGTCGTGGAGCCGAAGACGTGTGAGAGTCTCGAACGACTCTCCGCAATCATCGCACTCGTGGGCCATACTCTAACTACAGGTATCTGGAGGAAATGAATTCTCTCTTCAGATTAGACTCACTTTGCCGCGCCCGGCCCCCGACCATGCGTAGGAAGCTGGTGTTCAAGACGAGGATCGAAGGCAGTGGGCTGATGTCTCCGCTCATCAGTCGCGGATGTACGGTGCTTCGGCGAGGGCCTGCTCGTGTATTTCGACCTCGAAGGCAGACATATCGATCGTGGGATCACCGGGGCCGACCACGCCGATAATTCGTTCGACAGCCTGTGAGATAGCGACTCCTTCGACAGCGTGAACATCGAGCGCGTCGGCCACACCGCGGCGCGTCTGGCGCCCCTCGAGGTAGTGTATGGTTTCCACGATGGCCGCCGGAAGCAAGGCCTCGCCGTGGCGGTCGGTGAACATCTCGATGTCTTCGTCGATAGTTTGGGCGCCAAACACGGCGAACACTGTCGGGCCAACCTCGAATGTGGCGGTGCCGTGCCAGACGCCGTCGATGGGTGTCGCTTCCCAGACTGCCGCCCCATCTCGGTGTTCGTCTGACGATTCTGCGATTCCCATCTCAGCAAGTTCGTTCGAGTACTTGTGGGCGGTTGACTTCTCCATATCCAGCCGCTCTCGAGCCTCGGGAATCGTGGTGGGCGAGTTGATCAGCAGGTCGGTATAGAACCGGGCGAGGCGGGGCCGGGCAAGCAGTTTCTGTGTGGTGAAGAAGTCGCTTCCCGCGGAGGCCGCCCCGTCTGCCGCGTTCGGCGTTCCCGGCATCGTAGTCGATAATCGATGGACTATGAAATAAATCCTTCCGGTGGGGTAGTTGGCACAGCGGCAGTTGATCGTACGAGCTGTAGATCGCAACTCAGCTTGGAAATGGAAGTCGGAACAACACTCAAATATTCTCACTTCTCCGATTCAGATATGAGTAGAAGGGTACGAACAGACGAACGTGGTCGTGTGACGATTCCGAAGGAGATACGCGACCGCTACGGCGAGAAGTTCCGCCTCGTTGAGCTGGACAGCGGTATCAAGCTGGTGCCGATCCCCGACGATCCAGTGGAGGCGTTGCGAGCGGCGGCTTCCGACGAGCTTCGCGAGGCGTCTCTCGAGGATCTCGAAGAGGCGGCTCAAGAAGAGGCACGCGAACAGTCTGTCGAGCAGATCCGCTGATATCAACTTCTGGCTGGCGCTACTGGAAGACGATGACCGGCTGACCGTCCGTGATATGGTGTATCTCCATCGTCCTGATTTCGATTTCCCTGCCCGTCGGAGGACGCCTCATCTGTCAACCTTCTGTATGCCGATTTACCCACTTTTTTGTGTGCCACCTCTGTTCACTCGCCAGTAAGAGCAATATTGTATGTCACTAGCTGATGCGCACAGACCGACGAACACGCGCGAGCGGTATCGCTTGATGACTGACGCGGCCTCCCGACCGTTTGCGGTCGGCGCCGTCGCCGTTCCCTTGGTACTGCCCGCCTTGGGCTACCTCTCGGGCGATGTCCGAATCATGTTCACTGTCCACCTCTTCCTCGGTGCAT from Haloarcula litorea encodes:
- a CDS encoding permease, with translation MQATIIDGVLESLRIGVGFLWTAAWAIIMGLTVTSLVQVYVSKERMAKVLGDGDLSGLTKATVFGAASSGCSFGAVAIGKGLFKKGAHAVNFLAFMFASTNLIVELGLMILILLGWEFLLAELLGGLILIAVMAVLVHLTLPENLFDEVRETLNERDREAGVTEDPTCGMEGKDEYTLTTDGGETLEFCSEGCMETYLQEASSHGGWRDELLSWGGWYKVGNQYRKEWSMIWKDVIAGFLISGFVIVFVPQWVWNTLFIQGDGLLVTAENAIMGVAIAVISFVGSMGNVPFAVALWGGGISFAGVIAFVYADLITIPVLNVYRKYYGWKIMLYILGVFFVTMAFTGFLMELLFDAFGIVPDLAGGETATEQTYFELNYTFYLNIIAFALSGFLLYVYRRGLGAPGQYRDPVCGMRTDDEGPSASHDGTTYYFCSKTCKRTFEEEPTEFADQSPQISSHDHDHDH
- a CDS encoding helix-turn-helix domain-containing protein, producing the protein MNPTAAKIVLAAQRGDSINRISSKIGTSYSWVYDWINRLDDAEIISNTDNGIRVRDYEMRRRYEEMMGTLYIRDEVSQEEAYVIPHFAGMEFAYTEIDAAYVWTHGGFQIARSHDDYPVFIQVHERDVDQWIEFFERFGVDTTVGDRPDAADVDGSVHYVLFPQTEGIDIEWVDGNPVIPLDGAVSQMMETRPAYEPALEMIANEHDVDIDANHHDEMTAD
- a CDS encoding DUF5793 family protein, whose translation is MDRDQFHVETETVEEPATAEPAEHPALWIHFDGSRDRLQQGLSEQLRDDIAVEEIDISFRHLSSDGEPAEGILALSDRVTGRYIVEVKTTVDLVREFVQTVRESADQMSHDARYRVEIRAEGETVTTFKKDLLVVYDASGTLLRDPSLIPTGVEL
- a CDS encoding SWIM zinc finger family protein, which codes for MNLSTEQIRDLCTSEVFDRARSYRDEERIERIDRFDETVSAAVQGSQPEPYEVEIQFVDGAAEPETVDATCTCPYDWGGYCKHIIAVLLELAEGDVELEDEREAVERVLSDAHPEELREFLLDESERDADLRRRLLTRFEEQDTQSLYDYKKEMSQQYRGPYTYQYEGPDFSEFHDLAETHREQGNPLEAATIYRAMTEVRIENMDMVQDYYGEDFETELDAFVECIHEADLDHEEKREYIDYLFERWGSDDSAVGTFSGQYEDALWDLCTDDADLQYWRDLLEDDLPTEIPEPSEPDDGIGSFDTRRYEAERRIQMHADVLDALGDTEALREVYEEQYLDIREFCVRYARLLAAEGEGDRAIEVAEEGLDAFSNVGELRRFLIDAYADRDPERHKELLREQFLQSGDWEYYEQLRSRCSDDEWEEMVANFEARFEDSNVHRLIDLYLREERTADAFETVIEAAREEPDDALQRAVGDNGLAILSEYRDDVADYDPETYYEVYEERLEPFLADTTGRDHYQTVVEYLEEMRELGFDDEFEAFVAHLKEKHSNRPAFLDEMETLETGEV
- a CDS encoding ATP-binding protein, producing MVELLSSAGISFVAYLLVFGGAAVACLVSATRLTRIDDPDTRRGLVALLLTSSGWATAHVAFLLAPSESLKHAFYLIGLVVGLSAVGAWLYFCSAYTNRSLHRQPIYRRVAVGVFLVIIAVKLTNPLHNLYFTAEFVTTPFPHLSVTHQLAHWLVMGLSYALSLVGYFMLIEHFTQVQYKTTPVLGLVGITGLPIVFDIIGFTTPYLIDITYEPVGVAIFAVGVAFVYLDTFQAIQLAGGHDEPVILVSADDRIRDYNDRASDLFPVLADKSALGEPLWSVLPTVTEALDRDRSIIERDRDGEIRHYRVSESPFTARQADLGRLLVFADITDRERYRRELERQNERLEQFASMISHDLRNPLNVAMARVEMANDEYDDENLATAENALDRMTQLIEDVLELARHGQPIDDTELVSLSTIARQCWGMVDAPDAEIVLEDDLTFTADEARLQQLFENLFRNAVDHGGSDVTIRVGALDESAGFYVEDDGVGIPAEERDDVFETGYSTAQEGTGFGLAIVKEIVDAHEWEITLTDSDSGGTRVEITGVNRAD